The Seriola aureovittata isolate HTS-2021-v1 ecotype China chromosome 12, ASM2101889v1, whole genome shotgun sequence genome window below encodes:
- the LOC130179048 gene encoding transcription factor Jun-like, whose protein sequence is MSRKMEATFYEEAVNASNSQHEGTAVYGFNPKTLKQTMTLNLNDPKNFKPQLGAKALDILTSPDVGLLKLASPELERLIIQSCSGLTTPTPTQFVCPKNITDEQEGFAEGFVRALAELHYQQQIPVVHPDAQTGATNSVSGTAASESGGIPYSCTVRSEPPEYTNLGNFSRAVSSASGPAGERHPATSYPAAPQPSHNHMDHQLAAAQHPRLHALKEEPQTVPEMSGETPPLSPIDMESQERIKAERKRMRNRVAASKCRKRKLERISRLEDRVKNLKSQNTELVSSANVLRDELALLKQKVMDHVNSGCQLILTQQLQAY, encoded by the coding sequence ATGTCCAGAAAAATGGAAGCGACGTTCTACGAAGAAGCCGTGAATGCCTCAAACTCTCAGCATGAAGGGACGGCAGTGTATGGGTTCAACCCCAAAACCCTCAAACAGACCATGACCCTGAACCTAAACGACCCGAAGAACTTCAAACCCCAGCTGGGCGCCAAGGCCCTGGACATCCTGACGTCCCCTGATGTCGGGTTACTGAAGCTGGCCTCGCCTGAACTGGAGAGATTAATCATCCAGTCGTGCAGCGGGCTGACGACTCCCACCCCGACCCAGTTCGTCTGTCCCAAGAACATCACCGACGAGCAGGAGGGTTTCGCTGAAGGGTTTGTGAGggctctggctgagctccactATCAACAGCAGATACCGGTCGTCCACCCTGACGCACAGACCGGCGCCACCAACAGCGTATCCGGTACTGCTGCCTCCGAGAGCGGCGGGATTCCCTACAGCTGCACGGTACGCAGCGAGCCGCCAGAGTACACAAACTTGGGCAATTTCAGTCGGGCTGTGAGCTCTGCGTCTGGACCTGCCGGCGAGAGGCACCCTGCTACAAGTTACCCTGCCGCCCCACAACCGTCCCACAACCACATGGACCACCAGCTGGCGGCGGCTCAGCACCCGCGGCTACACGCGCTCAAAGAGGAGCCGCAGACGGTGCCAGAGATGTCCGGCGAGACCCCGCCGCTCTCCCCCATCGACATGGAGAGCCAGGAGCGCATCAAAGCGGAGAGGAAGCGTATGAGGAACCGGGTGGCCGCGTCCAAATGCCGGAAAAGGAAGCTGGAAAGGATCTCCCGGCTGGAGGACAGGGTCAAAAACCTGAAGAGCCAAAATACGGAGTTGGTTTCCTCTGCCAATGTCCTCCGGGACGAGCTGGCTCTGCTCAAGCAAAAGGTCATGGACCACGTTAACAGCGGCTGCCAGCTCATTTTGACGCAGCAGCTCCAAGCTTACTAG